One window from the genome of Natronomonas pharaonis DSM 2160 encodes:
- a CDS encoding heavy metal translocating P-type ATPase: protein MGTCTLCELPTPDTPVTEADVDGEFCCRGCLEVYRSLGDVDVEDVDEEALGTDTTPADDVPESAETAYLSVEGLHCATCELFIESVADDIDGVYAAEASYSTDMARVHYDPDTCDPSSLPDALSQFGYYATEPGEEPDSFLDRLSFKEYRSVIALLVMMPVMAPYLLFVYPTYLGIYPRSFLFESNLYYMVFVPLFVWSTIIVAGVGYPYFRGAYVSLRVRQPNMDVLIALAVSAAYLYSTVSVFLLGSRTVYFDVAVMILAVVTVGDHVESRVKERALDYYSELAESRVTHARLLDDDGATQEVPLESCGPGDRVLVRPGERVPVDGTVVEGTAAVDESVITGESVPVPKSPGSEVIGGSIVTDNAVVVEVGDEGTSTLDRLVELLWSVQSSDAGIQRLANRFALVFVPVVIVIAVVTTLGWVALGRPVGEAILIGVSVLVVSCPCSLGIATPLALTAGTNAASSSGMLVFDGSVFERIPDTDTVAFDKTGTLTTGEMAVVDVVGDDPDAVLRRAAAVEQRSSHPVGKAILAAAPETTATVTAFERNPRSVAADVDGDRVLVGHPDTFDAEGWTVPERFRTAVDETRADGKHPTVVGWNGTVTGVVALQDTPRDDWQEAVAALGAETDVVVITGDDERVARQFEAEPAVDEVFAEVRPEAKRELITRLQADGEVTMVGDGTNDAAALASADLGVAMAHGTELTIDAADAVVTGDELATVPEFFDIADRVRRRIRQNLVWAVGYNVVAIPLAVAGLVNPLIAAVLMAASSLIVVSNSRRSLV from the coding sequence ATGGGTACGTGCACGCTGTGTGAACTGCCAACGCCGGACACACCGGTGACCGAAGCCGATGTCGACGGCGAGTTCTGCTGTCGGGGCTGTCTGGAGGTCTACCGGTCGCTCGGCGATGTCGATGTCGAGGACGTTGACGAGGAGGCGTTGGGTACTGACACAACGCCGGCCGACGACGTCCCTGAAAGCGCCGAGACAGCCTACCTCTCCGTCGAGGGGCTCCACTGTGCGACCTGTGAGCTGTTCATCGAGTCCGTCGCCGACGACATCGACGGGGTCTACGCCGCCGAGGCGAGCTACTCGACGGACATGGCGCGCGTCCACTACGACCCCGACACCTGCGACCCCTCGTCGCTGCCCGATGCGCTCAGCCAGTTTGGCTACTACGCGACTGAACCCGGCGAGGAGCCGGACAGCTTCCTCGACCGGCTCTCGTTCAAGGAGTACCGGTCGGTCATTGCGCTGCTCGTGATGATGCCAGTGATGGCACCGTATTTGCTTTTCGTCTACCCGACCTACCTTGGTATCTATCCACGGTCGTTTCTCTTCGAGTCGAACCTCTACTACATGGTGTTCGTGCCGCTTTTCGTCTGGAGTACGATAATCGTCGCCGGCGTCGGCTATCCGTACTTCAGAGGAGCGTACGTGAGTCTACGGGTCAGACAACCCAATATGGACGTTTTGATAGCACTCGCTGTCAGCGCCGCCTATCTCTACTCGACGGTGTCGGTGTTCCTGCTCGGCTCTCGGACCGTCTACTTCGATGTGGCGGTGATGATTCTGGCAGTTGTCACCGTCGGCGACCACGTCGAATCGCGGGTCAAAGAGCGTGCGCTGGACTACTACTCCGAACTCGCTGAGTCGCGAGTCACCCATGCCAGACTCCTCGACGATGACGGAGCGACACAAGAGGTTCCGCTGGAGTCCTGTGGTCCCGGCGACCGCGTGCTCGTCCGCCCCGGCGAGCGAGTCCCGGTCGACGGAACCGTCGTCGAGGGGACGGCCGCGGTCGACGAGTCGGTCATCACCGGGGAGTCGGTGCCGGTGCCGAAGTCCCCCGGCTCGGAGGTCATCGGCGGCTCCATCGTCACCGACAACGCCGTCGTGGTCGAAGTCGGCGACGAGGGGACAAGCACTCTCGACCGGCTCGTTGAGCTGCTGTGGTCGGTCCAAAGCAGCGATGCCGGTATCCAGCGGCTTGCGAACCGCTTTGCCTTGGTCTTTGTCCCTGTTGTCATCGTCATCGCCGTCGTGACGACGCTTGGGTGGGTCGCGCTCGGACGACCGGTCGGTGAGGCAATCCTCATCGGTGTTTCGGTGCTCGTCGTTTCCTGTCCGTGCTCGCTGGGCATCGCGACGCCGCTTGCGCTTACCGCTGGAACGAATGCGGCCTCGTCGTCCGGTATGCTGGTCTTCGACGGCTCGGTCTTCGAGCGGATTCCCGACACCGACACGGTCGCTTTCGACAAGACGGGGACGTTGACAACCGGCGAGATGGCGGTCGTCGATGTCGTTGGCGACGACCCTGATGCCGTGCTTCGCCGGGCGGCAGCCGTCGAACAACGGTCGAGCCATCCCGTCGGGAAGGCAATCCTTGCGGCCGCTCCCGAAACCACGGCGACGGTCACGGCGTTCGAGCGCAACCCTCGCAGCGTCGCCGCCGACGTTGACGGCGACCGGGTGCTCGTCGGCCATCCTGATACCTTCGATGCCGAGGGATGGACGGTCCCTGAGCGGTTCCGGACGGCCGTTGATGAGACCCGGGCCGATGGGAAGCACCCCACCGTCGTCGGCTGGAACGGGACTGTCACTGGCGTCGTCGCGTTGCAGGACACCCCACGTGACGACTGGCAAGAGGCGGTCGCGGCCCTCGGTGCGGAGACCGATGTCGTTGTCATCACCGGCGACGACGAGCGTGTCGCCCGACAGTTCGAGGCCGAGCCGGCCGTTGACGAGGTGTTTGCCGAGGTTCGCCCCGAGGCCAAGCGGGAGTTGATAACCCGGCTGCAGGCCGACGGTGAGGTGACGATGGTCGGCGACGGCACCAACGACGCCGCAGCGCTTGCGAGTGCCGACCTCGGCGTCGCGATGGCCCACGGGACGGAGTTAACAATCGATGCCGCCGACGCCGTCGTCACGGGCGATGAACTGGCGACGGTGCCGGAGTTCTTCGACATCGCCGACCGTGTCCGGCGACGCATCAGACAGAACCTCGTGTGGGCGGTCGGTTACAACGTCGTCGCGATTCCGCTCGCCGTCGCCGGCCTTGTCAACCCGCTTATCGCCGCCGTGCTGATGGCCGCCAGCAGCCTCATCGTCGTCTCGAACTCCCGGCGGTCTCTCGTGTGA
- a CDS encoding nitrous oxide reductase accessory protein NosL, with protein MSKQTQDTWTRRRMLAVAGAGAVVGLAGCADESSEEPEEEPEEAPEEDPEEDPEEEPEALAHDEPAEFPEGEECAVCNMVTPEYPEWNAQVVHENGDRAYFCSSGCLSAYVADPEHFDGPGSDIENAWVTCYESGELIDGKEAYYVRVTDSDHVDDPMMRNPTPFGMREDAEAFADEFDEYDDSDIITYGDFDQDLAEFYRGNFFADEDMDDHDHDDMDHDHDDME; from the coding sequence ATGTCGAAGCAGACGCAGGACACCTGGACCCGTCGACGAATGCTCGCCGTTGCCGGTGCCGGCGCAGTCGTCGGGCTGGCCGGCTGTGCGGACGAATCGTCCGAGGAACCGGAAGAGGAACCGGAAGAAGCTCCTGAAGAGGACCCAGAAGAGGACCCCGAGGAAGAACCGGAGGCGCTTGCCCACGACGAGCCGGCAGAGTTCCCCGAAGGCGAGGAGTGTGCCGTCTGTAATATGGTGACCCCGGAGTACCCCGAGTGGAACGCCCAGGTCGTTCACGAGAACGGCGACCGGGCGTACTTCTGTTCGAGCGGCTGTCTGTCGGCGTATGTCGCTGACCCCGAACACTTCGACGGCCCCGGAAGCGACATCGAAAACGCGTGGGTCACGTGTTACGAGTCGGGCGAACTCATCGACGGAAAAGAGGCCTACTACGTCCGCGTGACTGATTCCGACCACGTCGACGACCCGATGATGCGGAACCCGACCCCGTTCGGGATGCGGGAGGACGCCGAGGCCTTCGCCGATGAGTTCGACGAGTACGACGACAGCGACATCATCACCTACGGCGACTTCGACCAGGACCTCGCCGAGTTCTACCGGGGTAACTTCTTTGCCGACGAGGATATGGACGACCACGACCACGACGACATGGACCACGACCACGACGATATGGAGTGA
- a CDS encoding universal stress protein: MYDRILVPTDGSEGAERAIEHALSLAEVHGATVHGLYAVEPVYSTETGTAEAVAALEDAGERAVASLAEAAEARNVAAVTDVRRGTPHQMILDYAEEEGIDVIVMGTEGRTGLSRYLVGSVAEKVVRLSDVPVLTVRAEPAEE; this comes from the coding sequence ATGTACGACAGAATTCTCGTCCCGACGGACGGCAGCGAAGGCGCAGAACGGGCAATCGAGCACGCACTCTCGCTGGCAGAGGTCCACGGGGCGACCGTACACGGGCTCTATGCTGTCGAGCCGGTCTATTCGACGGAGACAGGTACCGCAGAGGCAGTAGCGGCTCTCGAAGACGCTGGCGAGCGGGCGGTCGCCTCGCTCGCAGAGGCAGCCGAGGCACGAAACGTCGCCGCCGTGACGGACGTCCGACGTGGGACTCCCCATCAGATGATTCTCGATTACGCCGAGGAGGAAGGCATCGATGTCATCGTGATGGGGACCGAGGGACGGACTGGCTTGAGCCGGTACTTAGTCGGTAGCGTCGCCGAGAAGGTCGTCAGACTGTCCGACGTGCCGGTGCTGACAGTCAGGGCGGAGCCAGCCGAGGAGTAG
- a CDS encoding universal stress protein — MIFVVPFDGTSLAETALVRAVEFSTVLDEQVLAVTAIPRGNAEYARERGWIDEEEPFDRQQIVTTLHEQVVNLAPEADFRHATVGKYAPPGTIATRIRELSTEVSPSMFFIGSENAGRVVSTVSSVGAKVASEKNYDVVIVRNHAPTRVEKLRQSSPHRSSKSDFYQD, encoded by the coding sequence ATGATATTCGTTGTGCCCTTCGACGGGACCTCTCTCGCCGAGACCGCACTCGTCCGTGCCGTCGAGTTCAGCACAGTACTCGACGAGCAGGTGTTGGCGGTTACTGCTATCCCCCGCGGCAACGCCGAGTACGCCCGTGAACGCGGCTGGATAGACGAGGAGGAACCGTTCGACAGACAGCAGATAGTCACCACCCTTCACGAACAGGTCGTTAACCTAGCTCCGGAAGCGGATTTCAGACATGCCACGGTCGGCAAGTACGCACCACCAGGGACAATTGCCACGCGAATCCGCGAGCTATCGACGGAGGTGTCGCCGTCGATGTTCTTTATCGGCAGCGAGAACGCCGGCCGAGTGGTCAGCACTGTCAGTAGCGTCGGCGCGAAGGTTGCCTCGGAGAAAAATTACGATGTCGTCATCGTCCGCAATCACGCACCCACGCGGGTCGAGAAACTGCGGCAGTCTTCACCCCATCGGTCCTCAAAATCGGACTTCTATCAGGACTGA
- a CDS encoding coiled-coil domain-containing protein — translation MSNADPTEVVTASSDGVTVEKSFEPDDFPVPAIAFAIESERDESVSVRITDTVPEDVAPEDIGFHPDYGAEFWDVEEGQIVFERDFDAGEEFTTVYGLRGGDAEVARKFMSEPEIESVDPPLSGPERAAAQAAGDIEMGIGPIADDATASGAGRTTAGADDRQPSAGQADDGEQAAIAPGDEDSLVAQLATEINAGAVDRQTVLYLRDALGVNLASASVEARIEQLQSSVADLDAYTSALEAFLDENGDAQQLIQDVRDDYEETTARIDAVESVADEAVEATDDIDARLDDVEETFEEQLDDVETRLDDVVTEVEDDLEAIDEEVEVAVESELEALESRVDSIADDAAAATDGIEELREELSEVETGLQEETETRLDELEAEIESLEAELSDVAELRDRLATALSGLGGNVPAVGDGEPDTEAGEAENDTSPAVAADAADDVAGSGSGDGTDDAAQASDTDDGAAAGDDTEADTTDAA, via the coding sequence ATGAGCAACGCCGACCCGACCGAGGTCGTGACGGCATCGAGCGACGGTGTCACCGTCGAGAAGTCGTTCGAGCCGGACGACTTCCCAGTTCCTGCTATCGCGTTCGCCATCGAATCCGAGCGCGATGAGTCGGTATCCGTCCGCATCACGGATACGGTCCCGGAGGACGTCGCCCCGGAAGATATCGGCTTCCACCCCGATTACGGGGCGGAGTTCTGGGACGTCGAGGAGGGTCAAATCGTCTTCGAGCGGGATTTCGACGCCGGAGAAGAGTTCACCACTGTCTACGGACTCCGTGGGGGCGACGCCGAGGTCGCAAGGAAATTCATGTCCGAGCCCGAAATCGAATCGGTTGACCCACCGCTCTCGGGACCGGAGCGAGCCGCCGCACAGGCCGCTGGCGACATCGAGATGGGAATCGGTCCGATAGCCGACGACGCGACGGCCTCCGGTGCCGGCCGAACGACGGCCGGCGCGGACGACAGACAACCGTCCGCAGGTCAAGCTGACGACGGCGAGCAGGCGGCTATCGCGCCCGGCGACGAGGACTCGCTGGTCGCACAACTGGCGACGGAGATAAACGCCGGCGCCGTCGACCGGCAGACGGTGCTGTATCTCCGGGACGCACTGGGCGTCAACCTCGCAAGCGCCAGCGTCGAGGCTCGAATCGAGCAGCTTCAGTCGTCGGTCGCCGACCTCGACGCCTACACGTCGGCGCTCGAGGCGTTTCTCGATGAGAACGGCGATGCACAGCAGCTCATCCAAGACGTTCGGGACGACTACGAGGAGACGACGGCCCGCATCGATGCTGTCGAGTCCGTCGCCGACGAGGCCGTCGAGGCGACTGACGATATCGACGCCCGGCTGGACGACGTTGAGGAAACGTTCGAAGAGCAGCTCGACGATGTCGAAACTCGACTTGACGATGTAGTCACGGAGGTCGAAGACGACCTTGAGGCCATCGACGAGGAGGTCGAAGTCGCCGTTGAATCGGAGCTTGAGGCGCTTGAATCGCGGGTCGACAGTATCGCCGACGACGCCGCTGCTGCAACGGATGGTATCGAAGAGCTGCGCGAAGAGCTTTCCGAGGTAGAGACGGGACTTCAAGAGGAAACCGAGACACGGCTCGATGAGCTGGAGGCTGAAATCGAGTCGCTCGAAGCGGAGCTTTCGGATGTCGCCGAGTTGCGGGACCGGCTGGCGACGGCACTCAGCGGCCTGGGTGGGAACGTGCCGGCAGTCGGGGACGGCGAGCCGGACACGGAGGCGGGCGAGGCTGAGAACGACACGTCACCCGCGGTGGCTGCCGATGCGGCAGACGACGTAGCCGGGTCGGGGAGCGGGGACGGCACAGACGATGCTGCGCAGGCAAGCGACACAGATGACGGGGCAGCGGCGGGCGACGACACAGAGGCCGACACCACCGACGCCGCCTGA
- a CDS encoding MBL fold metallo-hydrolase — MTIHSDWGDWLPTAIAAAEPDGLAVWYLGCNGFALKAADGTTVFIDPYLGTGDPPRTVRMIPVPFEPTDVVEADAVLATHDHTDHTHGPSQAPILTGTDATFYGPPTSVATAEAWTDEHGVDGNDIAEITEGETLEVGSLRIHVEPAHDPDADHPVGYVVEHESGTFFHGGDARPSEDFEAIGGSYDIDLGAVAFGSAGMIPDKETREPKYTQWYSNENMAAEAAAQLQLDRLLPTHWDMWKGLTADPTALRDHTRSFDHPRTLEILEIGDRTSV, encoded by the coding sequence ATGACGATTCACTCCGACTGGGGCGACTGGTTGCCGACGGCAATCGCGGCCGCCGAACCCGACGGACTAGCTGTCTGGTATCTCGGCTGCAACGGCTTCGCGTTGAAGGCCGCAGACGGGACGACCGTCTTTATCGACCCGTATCTCGGCACCGGCGACCCGCCGCGGACCGTCCGGATGATTCCGGTCCCGTTCGAGCCGACAGACGTCGTTGAAGCCGACGCAGTGTTGGCGACCCACGACCACACCGACCACACGCACGGTCCCTCGCAGGCCCCGATTCTCACCGGCACCGACGCGACGTTCTATGGGCCGCCGACATCGGTGGCGACGGCAGAGGCTTGGACCGACGAGCATGGGGTTGACGGCAACGATATCGCCGAAATAACCGAAGGTGAGACGCTCGAAGTCGGGTCGCTCCGGATTCACGTCGAACCTGCCCACGACCCTGACGCCGACCACCCGGTCGGCTACGTCGTCGAACACGAGTCGGGGACCTTCTTCCACGGCGGCGACGCCCGGCCCAGTGAGGACTTCGAGGCAATCGGCGGCAGCTACGACATCGACCTCGGTGCTGTCGCCTTCGGGTCCGCCGGCATGATTCCCGACAAAGAGACACGGGAGCCAAAATACACGCAGTGGTACTCCAACGAGAACATGGCCGCCGAGGCGGCCGCACAGCTCCAGCTCGACCGGCTGCTGCCAACCCACTGGGACATGTGGAAGGGGCTGACGGCCGACCCGACCGCGCTCAGAGACCACACCCGAAGCTTCGACCACCCCCGGACGCTGGAAATACTCGAAATCGGCGACCGGACCTCGGTGTAG
- the dph2 gene encoding diphthamide biosynthesis enzyme Dph2, whose amino-acid sequence MSQQPESDRTEGDLRNTGMELKHERTWDYELDRIVDAVEERDAMKVGLQFPEGLKRRAGRVADDLRRLLPDETTVLLSGQPCYGACDLDTYMMRRTDVFVHFGHSPMKESDKIIYVPLFSNVEVTPIMEEARAELAAPEEDDAVGLVTTAQHMNRFDEMQAWLEERGYTVETRRGDERLTHEGQVLGCNYASADVDADQILYVGGGKFHPLGLAMEHPDKKVIIADPVNNAVHVADTEQFMKQRYAAVHKAMDAEEWGVIFCTKIGQGRWDTAEEIVEANDNAYLITMDEVTPDRLTNFGFDAYVNTGCPRITTDDGPQFKQPMLTPGEYKIAIGEKPMDSLSFDTFHGTW is encoded by the coding sequence ATGAGTCAGCAACCGGAATCGGACCGTACGGAGGGTGATCTCCGAAATACGGGGATGGAACTCAAACACGAGCGGACGTGGGACTACGAACTCGACCGCATCGTCGACGCCGTCGAAGAACGCGACGCGATGAAGGTCGGCCTCCAGTTCCCCGAAGGGCTCAAACGACGAGCCGGTCGTGTCGCCGACGACCTCCGGCGGCTGCTCCCCGACGAGACGACGGTGCTCCTCTCCGGCCAGCCCTGCTACGGCGCGTGCGACCTCGATACCTACATGATGCGGCGGACGGACGTGTTCGTCCACTTCGGCCACTCGCCGATGAAGGAGTCGGACAAGATAATCTACGTGCCGCTGTTTTCGAACGTCGAAGTCACGCCGATTATGGAGGAAGCCCGGGCGGAGCTCGCCGCTCCCGAAGAGGACGACGCCGTCGGCCTCGTGACAACCGCCCAGCACATGAACCGGTTCGATGAAATGCAGGCGTGGCTCGAAGAGCGCGGCTATACTGTCGAGACCCGTCGTGGCGACGAGCGGCTGACACACGAGGGGCAGGTTCTCGGTTGCAACTACGCCTCCGCCGATGTCGACGCCGACCAGATTCTCTACGTCGGCGGCGGGAAGTTCCACCCGCTCGGACTGGCGATGGAGCATCCGGACAAGAAGGTCATCATCGCCGACCCGGTCAACAACGCCGTCCACGTCGCCGACACCGAGCAGTTCATGAAACAGCGGTACGCCGCCGTTCACAAGGCGATGGACGCCGAGGAGTGGGGTGTCATCTTCTGTACCAAAATCGGTCAGGGCCGATGGGACACTGCCGAGGAAATCGTCGAGGCGAACGACAACGCCTACCTGATTACGATGGACGAGGTGACGCCCGACCGCCTGACGAACTTCGGGTTCGATGCCTACGTCAACACCGGCTGTCCGCGGATTACGACCGACGACGGACCGCAGTTCAAACAGCCGATGCTTACGCCCGGCGAATACAAAATCGCCATCGGCGAAAAGCCGATGGACAGCCTCTCGTTCGACACGTTCCACGGCACGTGGTAA
- a CDS encoding protein kinase domain-containing protein produces the protein MAQLSARAREDPAAVVDCLPELRQELATLDPRPREHAAEVVATIAHHYPEAARTAVDDIRPLLSDANPGVRAEAARALAEVATTFPDAVYPSVCDLLDRLTDDHYESRVNAAWALAELATEQPAGLRPAVEALCGVLTDDVAAVRAGGVWALAELAEEYPEPVRNAVPALRRLLDDDATLVRVHAARALAVLAETHPDAVEPARVDLEAFGNGEPEDLRKAVTFALAQLDEQTTEAKATSTAGATIDDPLPEEEWIFGGSDTETTATSSGLSAGGIPETVPDVPTPDLSYDDLKKQTTVENGDLSAVYRAAASTENGTVPVALKELRPSDGATLDSDLAHEAYTEARRWEGLDDHDHIVTLVDYGREPTVWFAMEYMDAGHLAEVADSLAFEHRLWSALVLTRAIRRAHRAGILHLNLKPENVLFRTVDDGWAVPKISDWGMEIQPHQDDHDVVPRYAAPEQLADDGRTDGVTDVYQLGRAFYQLFTGRPAFETTPECPADIVEAEPPAPSDIASVPAAVGDIIRTAMAPSQPDRYGAVVYLQEELETICADHGVPTT, from the coding sequence ATGGCACAGCTCTCCGCCCGGGCGCGCGAAGACCCCGCCGCGGTTGTCGACTGTCTCCCGGAGCTACGGCAAGAGCTCGCGACGCTTGACCCGCGTCCGAGAGAACACGCCGCGGAGGTCGTCGCGACAATCGCCCACCACTACCCCGAAGCCGCCCGGACAGCCGTCGACGACATTCGGCCACTGCTTTCGGATGCGAACCCCGGCGTTCGGGCCGAGGCGGCTCGGGCGCTTGCTGAAGTCGCCACTACCTTCCCGGATGCCGTCTATCCATCCGTCTGTGACCTTCTCGACCGGCTTACCGACGACCACTACGAGAGCCGTGTCAACGCTGCCTGGGCGCTCGCCGAGCTTGCGACCGAGCAACCAGCCGGGCTCCGACCAGCGGTTGAGGCTCTCTGTGGTGTCCTTACCGACGACGTTGCGGCCGTCCGGGCCGGTGGCGTCTGGGCGCTGGCCGAACTCGCCGAGGAGTATCCCGAGCCGGTACGGAACGCAGTACCTGCGCTGCGGCGGTTGCTGGATGACGACGCGACGCTGGTCCGGGTCCACGCCGCCCGGGCGCTGGCGGTCCTTGCAGAAACACATCCCGACGCTGTCGAGCCGGCCCGAGTCGACCTCGAAGCGTTCGGTAACGGAGAGCCCGAAGACCTCCGAAAAGCGGTAACGTTCGCGCTTGCCCAGCTCGACGAACAGACCACCGAGGCGAAAGCAACCTCCACGGCCGGAGCTACTATCGACGACCCGCTCCCAGAGGAGGAGTGGATATTCGGCGGCTCCGACACCGAGACGACCGCGACAAGTTCCGGTCTCTCAGCCGGCGGCATTCCCGAGACAGTCCCAGATGTGCCGACACCGGACCTCAGCTACGACGACCTCAAAAAGCAGACCACGGTCGAAAACGGCGACCTGTCCGCCGTCTATCGGGCGGCTGCGTCGACCGAGAACGGAACTGTTCCGGTCGCGCTGAAGGAGCTTCGACCGTCGGACGGGGCGACACTTGACTCCGACCTCGCACACGAGGCCTACACCGAGGCGCGACGCTGGGAGGGCCTCGACGACCACGACCACATCGTCACTCTCGTCGACTACGGTCGTGAGCCGACCGTCTGGTTCGCAATGGAGTATATGGACGCCGGCCATCTCGCTGAGGTCGCCGACTCGCTCGCGTTCGAGCACAGGCTCTGGAGCGCACTGGTACTTACCCGTGCTATCCGGCGAGCCCACCGGGCCGGAATACTGCACCTCAATCTCAAGCCGGAAAACGTGCTCTTTCGGACCGTCGACGACGGGTGGGCGGTGCCGAAAATAAGCGATTGGGGTATGGAAATCCAGCCCCATCAAGACGACCACGACGTAGTGCCACGGTATGCGGCCCCGGAACAGCTCGCTGACGATGGCCGGACAGACGGTGTCACGGATGTCTACCAGCTCGGTCGGGCGTTCTATCAGCTCTTTACCGGACGGCCGGCTTTCGAGACGACGCCGGAGTGCCCGGCAGACATCGTCGAGGCCGAACCGCCAGCACCGAGCGACATCGCGTCAGTGCCAGCAGCGGTCGGAGACATTATCCGGACGGCGATGGCACCGAGCCAGCCGGACCGGTACGGAGCGGTCGTCTACCTGCAGGAGGAACTGGAGACTATCTGTGCCGACCACGGGGTGCCGACGACGTAG
- a CDS encoding 2-amino-3,7-dideoxy-D-threo-hept-6-ulosonate synthase: MTPGIAARLDRVGTDGRYVVVPMDHGITLGAVNGLKDIESTIDAVTRGGADSVLTQKGIADRVHGNKNGAGYIVHLNGSTAIGPDSNDKRATGSVEAALRAGADAVSFHINVGSKYEREQIEALGRLTDQAAEYGLPVLAMTYARGPDIEGDDPEALGHAVRLGEELGADLIKTGYSGDAESFEHVCESTSLPVLIAGGSPDGDLESLRDVRGAMDAGAAGVSMGRTIFQHESPEHIARAVSLVVHDDYSAEAALEAAELSK; encoded by the coding sequence ATGACACCAGGGATTGCTGCACGTCTCGACCGCGTCGGAACCGACGGCCGCTACGTCGTCGTTCCGATGGACCATGGTATCACACTCGGGGCCGTCAACGGCCTCAAGGACATCGAATCCACCATCGACGCCGTCACCCGCGGCGGTGCCGACTCGGTGCTGACACAGAAAGGAATCGCCGACCGCGTCCACGGCAACAAAAACGGCGCGGGCTATATCGTCCACCTCAACGGCTCGACGGCCATCGGTCCCGATTCCAACGACAAGCGGGCCACTGGCTCTGTCGAGGCCGCTCTGCGGGCGGGCGCCGACGCTGTCTCGTTCCATATCAACGTCGGCTCGAAGTACGAACGCGAGCAGATAGAGGCACTCGGTCGGCTGACCGACCAGGCTGCTGAGTACGGGCTGCCCGTACTGGCGATGACATATGCTCGCGGCCCTGACATCGAGGGCGACGACCCCGAGGCTCTCGGCCACGCTGTCCGGCTCGGCGAAGAACTCGGTGCAGACCTCATCAAGACGGGCTACAGCGGCGACGCCGAGAGCTTCGAACACGTCTGTGAGTCGACGAGCCTCCCCGTGCTCATTGCTGGCGGCTCCCCGGACGGCGACCTCGAATCACTGCGCGATGTCCGCGGGGCGATGGATGCCGGCGCGGCCGGCGTCTCGATGGGCCGGACCATCTTCCAGCACGAGTCGCCGGAACACATTGCCCGTGCGGTCTCGCTTGTGGTTCACGACGACTACTCGGCGGAAGCGGCGCTTGAAGCAGCCGAGCTCAGCAAGTAG
- the trpA gene encoding tryptophan synthase subunit alpha, which translates to MSLEDAFDEPAFVPYLAAGDPDFESSLAYVEALARGGADVIELGLPFSEPIAEGPTIQQAVVRSLEGGMTPERFFEFVETLDVDVPLVCMTYYNLIYQYGPAGSQPVVPFVERAAEVGLKGFVVPDLPAEEAGPLREACDEYGLDLVFIVAPTTAGDRLERMMEQVSGYVYVQARLGVTGAREDVSDRTAETLARLEAYDVPKAVGFGISSGEQAEAVVAAGADGVIVGSALVDIVAEGHENGDAPDVVADRLESLARELKSGAVAGKQRQPGPERT; encoded by the coding sequence GTGAGCCTCGAAGACGCCTTCGACGAGCCAGCGTTCGTTCCGTATCTCGCGGCCGGCGACCCCGACTTCGAGTCGTCGCTGGCCTACGTCGAGGCGCTGGCCCGCGGCGGCGCCGACGTTATCGAACTCGGCCTACCCTTCTCGGAACCCATCGCCGAGGGGCCGACCATCCAGCAGGCGGTCGTTCGCTCGCTGGAGGGCGGCATGACCCCCGAACGGTTCTTCGAGTTCGTCGAGACGCTCGATGTCGATGTACCGTTAGTCTGTATGACCTACTACAACCTCATTTACCAGTACGGCCCTGCGGGCAGCCAGCCCGTCGTGCCGTTCGTCGAGCGGGCTGCCGAGGTCGGCCTCAAAGGGTTTGTCGTCCCCGACCTGCCTGCGGAGGAGGCCGGACCGCTTCGGGAGGCGTGTGACGAGTACGGCCTTGATTTGGTCTTCATCGTCGCCCCAACGACCGCCGGCGACCGGCTCGAACGGATGATGGAGCAGGTCTCGGGCTACGTCTACGTACAGGCCCGCCTTGGCGTGACCGGCGCGCGAGAGGATGTCTCCGACCGGACCGCCGAAACCCTCGCCCGGCTTGAAGCGTACGACGTGCCGAAGGCCGTCGGGTTCGGCATCTCCAGCGGCGAACAGGCCGAAGCCGTCGTTGCTGCCGGTGCCGACGGCGTTATCGTCGGCTCGGCGCTCGTCGACATCGTTGCGGAGGGCCACGAGAACGGTGACGCCCCAGACGTCGTCGCTGACCGACTCGAATCGCTCGCCCGCGAACTGAAATCGGGGGCGGTCGCCGGCAAGCAACGTCAGCCGGGACCGGAACGAACTTGA